Proteins from a single region of Nomia melanderi isolate GNS246 chromosome 11, iyNomMela1, whole genome shotgun sequence:
- the LOC116435233 gene encoding uncharacterized protein LOC116435233, with amino-acid sequence MEERSKNEKELTESTEVKDYIANFRRNSRNRESYDEIAELEAELRRAYIAKELRTQLIEKETERYIEKVQRQQAAKMMQLEEHAVVEDDLRLKFDNLRKSEDYRRQLTEQITRKQEEKCAMIEEARREREILTEVDRIRERREKLNEMEMKSEMAESLRRENFILQEMKVIRSQEEMETEMKKLLEDEEYLREIDRRAVKARKLHEEQMRNREQAIRKIAEILTNLNSQKEERLRLIDDIITADVKLELLIQEEEVVQRKTMRKQLAADLEEQIAFTEQCKLRFVEQDRAFAEEIMKKIMEDEKTEKLTREAKRRMQLQYRDDLARMIEKRRKAREDEIARMREQAKKENELEIINLSRAREKRKRLLETHASNVADFLDKNALTEEEKDIVEKAVESEFSSKCVRKSD; translated from the coding sequence ATGGAGGAAcgatcgaaaaatgaaaaagaactgACAGAATCTACTGAAGTAAAAGATTACATTGCGAATTTTCGACGAAATAGTCGGAATCGGGAATCCTACGACGAAATAGCGGAGCTCGAAGCGGAATTGCGAAGAGCGTATATAGCAAAAGAATTAAGAACACAGCTTATAGAAAAAGAAACCGAGCGATACATCGAAAAAGTGCAGAGACAGCAAGCTGCGAAAATGATGCAGTTAGAGGAACATGCGGTCGTGGAAGATGATCTACGCCTAAAATTCGACAATCTCCGGAAATCCGAAGATTACAGGCGACAGCTGACGGAGCAGATAACGCGAAAACAGGAGGAAAAATGCGCGATGATAGAAGAGGCTCGTAGGGAAAGAGAAATCTTAACCGAGGTTGACAGGATACGGGAGCGACGTGAGAAATTGAATGAGATGGAGATGAAAAGCGAAATGGCCGAGAGCCTGAGacgagaaaattttattctccaGGAAATGAAAGTGATCCGCAGCCAAGAGGAAATGGAGACTGAAATGAAGAAACTTTTAGAGGACGAGGAATATTTGCGAGAAATTGATCGGCGAGCGGTTAAAGCGAGAAAACTTCACGAGGAACAGATGCGCAATAGGGAGCAAGCTATCCGTAAAATAGCAGAgatattaacaaatttgaaCTCCCAAAAAGAAGAGAGGTTGAGGTTGATCGACGACATAATAACCGCAGATGTGAAGCTTGAGTTGTTGATCCAAGAAGAAGAAGTCGTCCAGAGGAAAACGATGAGGAAACAGTTGGCAGCTGATTTGGAGGAGCAGATCGCTTTCACGGAACAATGTAAACTGCGCTTTGTGGAGCAAGATAGAGCATTCGCGGAAGAAATCATGAAGAAAATTATGGAGGACGAGAAAACTGAGAAACTCACCAGAGAGGCTAAGCGAAGAATGCAGTTACAGTATCGAGACGATTTGGCTCGGATGATCGAGAAACGGCGTAAAGCACGAGAGGATGAAATCGCTAGAATGAGAGAGCAagctaagaaggaaaatgaattgGAGATAATTAATCTCAGTCGCgctagagaaaagagaaaacgatTGTTAGAGACACATGCGTCAAACGTGGCTGATTTCTTGGATAAGAATGCTCTCACGGAAGAAGAGAAAGATATTGTTGAAAAAGCCGTAGAAAGTGAATTCTCATCGAAATGTGTGCGAAAATCGGACTAA